The genomic interval CGGCGTGCCTGATACCGGGATTTGCCTGTGGCATGCTGCTCTATTCCAACGAGCGGCTTTGGCCGGTGGTCTTCGCGGTGGTTCTTTCCATCAGCTCGAAGCTCATTTTCCGCGCCCCCGTGGGCAACGGTCACATCTTCAATCCGTCGAACCTGGGTGTCGGGGCAACGCTCGTCCTGCCTCCCGAGGTCTCCTTCGCGCCACCCTACCACTTCACCGAGAACGTCACCGGCCTCTGGGATCTCGGGATTCCCATGATCGTCCTCGTCTCAGGCATCATTATCCATGCATTGTTCACCGGGCGTCTGCCTCTGGTGGCCGGGTGGGTCGGCGGCTTCATCCTGCAGGGGGTCGCTCGCGCCATAGTCGGCGGCACACCTTTTTTCGTTCCGCTGACCAGCGCCGCGTTCATCATCTTCACGCTCTACATGATTCCCGACTCGGCCACCACACCTCTCAAGCCAGGACGTCAGGCATTGTTTGGATTTTCCGTGGCAATCGTCTACGGCCTCTTGCAAACGCTGCACGTGGTCTTCGGACTCTTCTACGCGTTGCTGATAGTCGCCGCCGCTCGCGGCGTATCGTTGCATGCCTTCCACTCGTGGCGCAGATTTCTAGAGGTATCCGGCGCAGCGAAACCTGCTGCCGAACCGGTCGACCTGCACAGGAGTACCTCGCGGCATTCCCGCAAACTCCATGGGGCTTCTTCAGGCGGAAGAGCGCGCCGCTTCGAGGTTCCGCATCAGTTCCTTGACGAAGGGCGTGTCGTGGCTCCACAGCACGAACAGTTGGTCGGTCGGACGCGTCAGCGCGACGTACATCAACGCCCGGCCGTCATCACCCTGCAAATCCTCCGCCGCAACGAGGATCACCGCCTTGGCCTGAAGGCCCCGCGCGTCATGAATGGTCCTGACGTTAACAGTCAGGCTGCACCTGTCGAGCTCGGCGGCGATCCGATCGCGTAAAGAGTTCTTCACGCAGAGCACCATGATTTCCTGGGCGGCAAGGTGATCTGCGCCATTCAGGAGATCGCTGACGATCTCCACGCAACGACTGATCTGCGCATCCTGATTGGCGGCCTGGATGATGACAGGCCACGCGCCCAACCGCGCGCAGTTCTCGCGACGGAGGGCGATAGCGTGGGGCAGGTCATCGTCGCCCGCAGATTCCGCCACCCCGAAACTCCATGCAGCTGAAACGATCTCGCGAGTGTTGCGGTAGTTGAGCGTGAGCCGTTTCGTGCGCCCCTGCGCCTTTACGCCGACCTTGCTCCAGTTAGGCAGTTTGGAGCGATAGAGGTTCTGGCTGACATCGTAGGCGATGATCAGGGTACCGTCCGCCGGCTCCTTGAGCGCGAGCACGGCGCTCTGGAACCAAGAGGCGGGGAAATCCTGGCCTTCGTCGATCAGCACAGCGTCGTATTTTCCTGAGTCGCCGCGGCCGGATTCGACGATGGAGAGCAAACCCCGGCCGAAAGCGTCCATGTCGTTGAGCTCAGCGGGGGCACCCTGCATGCGGCCCCAGACACCGAAGGTGTGAACCGCGATGTTTGCGTGACGTTTCAAGGTCATCGCGAGATAGTGTTGCAGTGTACGGTTGAAGCAGAGCATGAGTACGGACCTGTTCGATTCGGCCAGAAGTCTTGCTGCCGCGATGAGAACGATCGTTTTGCCCGAGCCGGGCACGCCATAAATGATGCGGTGGCCCGAACCGAGCTGGCGGGCCACTCTTTCCTGCTCGAGGTCAAGCACGTCGACT from Candidatus Polarisedimenticolia bacterium carries:
- a CDS encoding NERD domain-containing protein; translated protein: MIPEFLPDGASQGERRVFAALQSLPDDVVVYYEPVIRRRFPDFIVIAPTIGVIVIEVKGIPLKAITNVDTHHIAYTQGGSRQDQPHPSRQALAYMRDLMNTCQTHPSAAELKRDRHFSFAFGHLAIMTSMRRADLDASVWAQLFPGGETLCADEFDAVAGDPPALMAALKGAVPPHIPVVPIPPKRMRAIRSVVSPASRVETGSLFGDKPPKLSVDVLDLEQERVARQLGSGHRIIYGVPGSGKTIVLIAAARLLAESNRSVLMLCFNRTLQHYLAMTLKRHANIAVHTFGVWGRMQGAPAELNDMDAFGRGLLSIVESGRGDSGKYDAVLIDEGQDFPASWFQSAVLALKEPADGTLIIAYDVSQNLYRSKLPNWSKVGVKAQGRTKRLTLNYRNTREIVSAAWSFGVAESAGDDDLPHAIALRRENCARLGAWPVIIQAANQDAQISRCVEIVSDLLNGADHLAAQEIMVLCVKNSLRDRIAAELDRCSLTVNVRTIHDARGLQAKAVILVAAEDLQGDDGRALMYVALTRPTDQLFVLWSHDTPFVKELMRNLEAARSSA